One region of Diabrotica undecimpunctata isolate CICGRU chromosome 6, icDiaUnde3, whole genome shotgun sequence genomic DNA includes:
- the NC2beta gene encoding protein Dr1 has translation MANPNSTGPLGSGNTEDDELTLPRASINKMIKELVPSVRIANEARELILNCCTEFIHLLSSEANEICNQLHKKTINAEHVLMALNRLGFCDYTAEAEAVLKDCKAVAAKRRRQSTRLENLGIPEEELLRQQQELFAKARQEQAQADQQQWEQLQAAAARQAQQQQQQQGEDDLDDYC, from the exons ATGGCGAATCCAAACTCTACCGGACCTCTAGGATCGGGAAATACAGAAGACGATGAACTGACACTTCCTAGAGCTAGCATTAATAAAATGATAAAAGAATTAGTACCCTCAGTTAGGATAGCAAATGAAGCAAGagaattaattttaaattgttgCACAGAATTTATCCATTTATTGAGCTCAGAAGCAAACGAAATTTGTAATCAGCTGCACAAAAAGACCATAAATGCGGAGCATGTTTTAATGG CTCTGAACAGGCTTGGATTTTGTGATTACACAGCAGAAGCTGAAGCCGTCCTCAAAGATTGTAAAGCAGTAGCAGCAAAACGCAGACGACAAAGTACCAGGCTAGAAAATCTAGGTATACCAGAAGAAGAATTGTTAAGGCAACAACAAGAACTGTTTGCCAAAGCTAGACAGGAACAAGCACAAGCCGACCAACAGCAGTGGGAACAACTACAAGCAGCAGCTGCGAGACAAGCACAGCAGCAGCAGCAACAACAAGGAGAAGATGATCTAGATGATTATTGTTAG